AGCGCATGGCGAAGGCGGCGGGTCCGGCGGCGGTGCGGGAGCGGGTGCGCGCGTTCGCGCTCGGGCTTCCCGGGACCGTGGAGGAGTTCCCCTGGGGCGAGAGCGTCATCAAGGTCAACAAGAAGGTCTTCGTCTTCCTCGGCATCGATGACGGCGACCGCCCGCGCGGGGTCACGCTGAAGCTGAAGGATCCCGCAGCGCATGCCCATGCCCTGACCTTGCCCGGTGCCAAGCCCGCGGGCTACGGCCTGGGCAGGTCCGGATGGGTGCAGGTCCCGCTGGCGGAGCCGGCCGATCTGCTCTGCGACTGGGCCGAAGAGTCGTATCGCCTCATAGCCCCTAAGAAGCTCATCGCCGAGCTCGACGGGGGATAGCGACGCAGCGGCAGCAGGCGCGCGAAGGCCCGCGACGGTGATGGCAGTTGAGCATCGCCGGTGCGGGCCTTTTGGCTGGTGTCACCTGGCACGGGGGTCTTGTGGAAAGTGGAACACGTTCTTAACATCGCGAGTGTTACATCAGAAGTGTCACAGTGCGGAAAGGCATGGGGCGCGATGACGGAGTCAGGGAACGGCCCGCTGAGCGGGGTGCGGGTGGTCGAACTCGCGGGCATCGGCCCCGGTCCGTTCGCCGCCATGCTCCTGGCCGACCTCGGCGCGGATGTCGTCCGCGTCGACCGGCCCGGAGGCCCGGGGCTGGGCGTCGATCCGGCCTACGACGTCACCAACCGCAACAAACGCTCCGTGCTGGTGGACCTGAAGAGCCCCGAAGGGGTGGCGCACGTCCTCGAACTGGCCGAACGTGCCGATGTGCTGATCGAGGGGTACCGCCCGGGCGTGGCCGAGCGGCTGGGAGTGGGCCCCGAGGAGTGCCTGGCGCGCAACCCCCGGCTGGTCTACGGCCGGATGACGGGCTGGGGACAGCAGGGCCCGCTCGCCGACACCGCCGGACACGACATCGGCTATATCGCCATCACGGGCGCCCTGGGCATGATCGGCCCGTCCGACGGCCCGCCCGCGATCCCCGCCAACCTCCTCGGTGACTACGCCGGCGGCTCCCTCTACCTCGTCATCGGCGTCCTCGCCGCCCTCCAGCACGCCCGCACCGAGGGCGGAACGGGCCAGGTCGTCGACGCCGCCATCGTCGACGGCACGGCCCACCTGACGGCGATGATCCACGGCATGCTGGCGGCCGGCGGCTGGCAGGACCGGCGCGGTGCGAATCTGCTCGACGGCGGGGCACCCTTCTACGGCACCTACGAGACCGCCGACGGCGGCCATATGGCGGTGGGTGCGCTGGAGACGCGGTTCTACGGCACCTTCATCCGACTGCTGGGCATCGAACAGGAAGCACCCAGCCGCGACGACCTCACCGCCTGGGATGAGCTGCGCACCACCATCGCCGCCCGCTTCAAGACCCGTACCCGCGAGGAATGGACGGCGGTCTTCGCGGGCTCCGACGCCTGTGTGGCGCCGGTGCTCTCCCTGCGCGAGGCCCCGCGGCACCCGCATCTCGCCGCCCGCGGCACCTTCGTCGAACACGCTGGACTCACCCAGCCCGCGCCCGCGCCGCGCTTCTCGCGCACTCCGGGCGCGGTACGCAGCCCCCCCGCACGGCCCGGCGCCGACTTGGCGGAGATCGCCCGTGACTGGCAGGTCCCCGGCCTCCTCGCCAAGCGTGTCGCCGACGACCCGCCCGCCGGCCCGGTCCGCGCCGGGCAGCAGGACACGGCCGGCTGATGGCACCCGCCACCACGCCCCCGTATGCGGCCGGCTCGCGTCCGGCTGCCGAAGAGGCCGCGGCCTTCCCCCTGGGGAGGGCCGGCGACGTGTGGAACGGGCGGCTCGCCATGGGCGCCGTCCGGCGCCATCCCGTGGGGCGGCCGGGCCCCACGCCGCCCGACACCGTCAGGAACCGGCTCCGAGGAGGGCCCGCAGCATGACCGCGCAGATGAAGCGCCAGATTTTCACCGAGGACCACGAGGCCTTCCGCAAGGTCGTACGGACCTTTCTCACCAGGGAAGTGACGCCGTATTACGAGCAGTGGGAGAAGGCCGGCATCGTCAGCCGGGACGCCTGGCGGGCGGCCGGCAAGCAGGGGCTCCTGGGCCTGGCGGTCCCCGAGGAGTACGGCGGGGGCGGACAGCACGACTTCCGCTACAGCGCGGTGCTGGCCGAGGAATTCACCCGGGCGGGCGCAGCCGGGCTGGCCGTGGGCCTGCACAACGACATCATCGGCCCCTATCTGACGACGCTGGGCACCGAGGAGCAGAAACGCCGCTGGCTGCCCGGCTTCTGCAGCGGCGAGATCATCACCGCCATCGCGATGACCGAGCCCGGAGCGGGCTCCGACCTGCAGGGCATTCGCACCCACGCCGAGGATGCGGGCGACCACTTGATCCTCAACGGCTCCAAGACCTTCATCTCCAACGGCATCCTCGCCGACCTGGTCATCGTCGTGGCCAAAACGACACCGGAAGGCGGGGCGCACGGCCTGAGCCTGCTGGTCGTCGAGCGGGGCATGGCGGGCTTCGAGCGTGGCCGCAACCTCGACAAGATCGGGCAGAAGTCCCAGGACACCGCCGAGCTGTTCTTCCACGACGTCCGCGTCCCCAAGGGGAACCTGCTCGGCACGCTGAACGGCGCCTTCGTCCATCTGATGACCCATCTCGCCCAGGAGCGGATGGGCATCGCCGTCGCCGCTGTCGCCGGTGCCGAACACCTGCTGGAGATCACCAGCGAGTACGTCAAGGAGCGCGAGGCCTTCGGACGGCCGCTGGCCAAGCTCCAGCACATCCGCTTCGAGATAGCCGAGATGGCCACCGAATGCGCCGTCACCCGTGCGTTCCTCGACCGCTGTATAGCCGACCACTCCGTCGGCGAACTGGATGCGGTGCACGCCTCGATGGCCAAGTGGTGGGCCACCGAACTGCAAAAGCGCGTCGCCGACCGCTGTCTGCAACTCCATGGCGGCTACGGCTATATGGCGGAATACCGCGTGGCCAAGGCCTTCACCGACGGCCGTATCCAGACGATCTACGGAGGGACCACCGAGATCATGAAGGAGATCATCGGACGCTCCCTGCTCGGCTGACCGCGGAACGGCCCCGGTCCCCACCCGCTCCCCCTGCCTCCACCCTCATGCGAAAGGCTTGTTGACTTGAGTACCGAAGCGTACGTATACGACGCGATCCGCACCCCGCGCGGCCGCGGCAAGGCCAATGGCGCACTGCACGGCACCAAGCCGATCGACCTGGTCGTCGGTCTGATCCATGAAGTGCGCCGGCGCTTCCCCGGGCTGGACCCGGCCGCCGTCGACGACATCGTGCTCGGCGTCGTCGGACCGGTCGGTGACCAGGGCTCCGACATCGCCCGAATCGCGGCGATCGCCGCCGGGCTGCCCGACACCGTGGCCGGCGTCCAGGAGAACCGCTTTTGTGCCTCGGGTCTGGAGGCCGTCAACATGGCCGCCGCCAAGGTGCGTTCCGGCTGGGAGGACCTGGTCCTGGCGGGCGGCGTCGAATCCATGTCCCGGGTTCCGATGGCCTCCGACGGCGGCGCCTGGTTCGCCGACCCGATGACCAACTTCGACACCGGCTTCGTCCCACAGGGCATCGGCGCCGACCTGATCGCCACCATCGAGGGCTACACCCGCCGGGATGTCGACGAGTTCGCCGCGCTCTCCCAGGAGCGCGCCGCCGAGGCCTGGAAGGACGGCCGCTTCGACCGCTCCGTCGTCCCGGTACGCGACCGCAACGGCCTGGTCGTCCTCGACCACGACGAGCACATGCGCCCCGGCACCACCGCCGACTCCCTGGGCGGCCTCAAGCCGTCCTTCGCCACCATCGGTGACGCCGGCGGCTTCGACGCGGTCGCCCTGCAGAAGTACCACTGGGTCGAGAAGATCGACCACGTCCACCACGCCGGTAACTCCTCCGGCATCGTGGACGGCGCGGCGCTCGTCGCCATCGGTTCCAAGGAGGTCGGCGAGCGCTACGGCCTGACCCCCCGGGCCCGTATCCTCTCCGCCGCGGTCTCCGGCTCCGAGCCGACGATCATGCTCACCGGCCCCGCGCCCGCCAGCCGCAAGGCCCTCGCCAAGGCCGGGCTGACCATCGACGACATCGACCTGGTCGAGATCAACGAGGCCTTCGCCGCCGTCGTGCTGCGCTTCGTCAAGGACATGGGCCTGAGCCTGGACAAGGTCAACGTCAACGGCGGCGCCATCGCCCTGGGGCACCCCCTCGGCGCCACCGGCGCGATGATCCTCGGCACCCTGATCGACGAGCTGGAGCGGCAGGACAAGCGCTACGGCCTGGCCACCCTCTGCGTCGGCGGCGGTATGGGCATCGCCACCGTCATCGAGCGCCTCTGACCCTCGTCCCACCCACTACGGAGTACGCACCATGAGTGAATCCGCTGCTGTGTCGACCATTCGCTGGGAACAGGACGAGACCGGCATCGTCACCCTGGTCCTGGACGACCCGGACCAGTCCGCCAACACCATGAACAACGCCTTCAAAACCTCCCTCACCGCGGTCGCCGACCGCCTGGAGGCCGAGAAGGACACCATCCGCGGCATCATCTTCACCTCCGCCAAGAAGACCTTCTTCGCCGGCGGCGACCTGCGCGACCTGATCGCCGTCACCCCCGACAAGGCCGAGCAGGCCTTCGAGTCGGGCAACGGCATCAAGCGCGACCTGCGCCGCATCGAGACCCTGGGCAAGCCCGTCGTCGCCGCGGTCAACGGCGCGGCGCTGGGCGGCGGTTACGAGATCGCGCTCGCCTGCCACCACCGCATCGCCCTCGACACCCCCGGCACCAAGATCGGCCTGCCCGAGGTCACCCTCGGCCTGCTGCCCGCCGCCGGCGGCGTCACCCGTACGGTCCGGCTGCTCGGCATCGCCGACGCGCTGCTGAAGGTGCTGCTCCAGGGCACCCAGTACAACGCCACCCGCGCCAAGGACGCCGGGCTGATCCACGAGGTCGCGGCCACGCCCGAGGAGCTGCTGGCCAAGGCCCGCACCTTCATCGACGAGCACCCGGAGTCCCAGCAGCCCTGGGACGTCAAGGGCTACCGCATCCCGGGCGGCACCCCCGCCCAGCCGAAGTTCGCGGCCAACCTCCCGGCGTTCCCCGCCAACCTCAAGAAGCAGCTGAACGGCGCGCCCTACCCGGCCCCGCGCAACATCCTCGCCGCAGCGGTGGAGGGCTCCCAGGTCGACTTCGAGACCGCGCAGACCATCGAGGCGCGCTACTTCGTCGAGCTGGTGACCGGCCAGATCTCCAAGAACATGATCCAGGCGTTCTTCTTCGACCTGCAGGCCGTCAATTCCGGCGCCAACCGGCCCCAGGACATCGCGCCCCGCAAGGTCGAGAAGGTCGCGGTCCTCGGCGCCGGCATGATGGGCGCGGGCATCGCCTACTCCTGTGCCAGGGCCGGGATGCAGGTCGTCCTCAAGGACATCACCCCGGAAGCGGCGCAGAAGGGCAAGGCGTACGCCGAGGGGTTGCTCGCCAAGGCGCTTTCCCGGGGCCGGACGACCGAGCAGAAGCGCGATGAGCTGCTGGCGCGCATCACGCCCACCGCCGAGCCGGCGGACCTCGCGGGCTGTGACGCCGTCATCGAGGCGGTCTTCGAGGACGTCGCGCTCAAGCACAAGGTGTTCAAGGAGATCCAGCACATCGTCGCCCCCGACGCGCTGCTGTGCTCCAACACCTCCACCCTGCCCATCACCTTGCTGGCCGAAGGCGTCGAGCGGGACCAGGACTT
This portion of the Streptomyces sp. 2114.4 genome encodes:
- a CDS encoding MmcQ/YjbR family DNA-binding protein is translated as MAKAAGPAAVRERVRAFALGLPGTVEEFPWGESVIKVNKKVFVFLGIDDGDRPRGVTLKLKDPAAHAHALTLPGAKPAGYGLGRSGWVQVPLAEPADLLCDWAEESYRLIAPKKLIAELDGG
- a CDS encoding CaiB/BaiF CoA-transferase family protein, yielding MTESGNGPLSGVRVVELAGIGPGPFAAMLLADLGADVVRVDRPGGPGLGVDPAYDVTNRNKRSVLVDLKSPEGVAHVLELAERADVLIEGYRPGVAERLGVGPEECLARNPRLVYGRMTGWGQQGPLADTAGHDIGYIAITGALGMIGPSDGPPAIPANLLGDYAGGSLYLVIGVLAALQHARTEGGTGQVVDAAIVDGTAHLTAMIHGMLAAGGWQDRRGANLLDGGAPFYGTYETADGGHMAVGALETRFYGTFIRLLGIEQEAPSRDDLTAWDELRTTIAARFKTRTREEWTAVFAGSDACVAPVLSLREAPRHPHLAARGTFVEHAGLTQPAPAPRFSRTPGAVRSPPARPGADLAEIARDWQVPGLLAKRVADDPPAGPVRAGQQDTAG
- a CDS encoding acyl-CoA dehydrogenase family protein codes for the protein MKRQIFTEDHEAFRKVVRTFLTREVTPYYEQWEKAGIVSRDAWRAAGKQGLLGLAVPEEYGGGGQHDFRYSAVLAEEFTRAGAAGLAVGLHNDIIGPYLTTLGTEEQKRRWLPGFCSGEIITAIAMTEPGAGSDLQGIRTHAEDAGDHLILNGSKTFISNGILADLVIVVAKTTPEGGAHGLSLLVVERGMAGFERGRNLDKIGQKSQDTAELFFHDVRVPKGNLLGTLNGAFVHLMTHLAQERMGIAVAAVAGAEHLLEITSEYVKEREAFGRPLAKLQHIRFEIAEMATECAVTRAFLDRCIADHSVGELDAVHASMAKWWATELQKRVADRCLQLHGGYGYMAEYRVAKAFTDGRIQTIYGGTTEIMKEIIGRSLLG
- a CDS encoding acetyl-CoA C-acetyltransferase; this translates as MSTEAYVYDAIRTPRGRGKANGALHGTKPIDLVVGLIHEVRRRFPGLDPAAVDDIVLGVVGPVGDQGSDIARIAAIAAGLPDTVAGVQENRFCASGLEAVNMAAAKVRSGWEDLVLAGGVESMSRVPMASDGGAWFADPMTNFDTGFVPQGIGADLIATIEGYTRRDVDEFAALSQERAAEAWKDGRFDRSVVPVRDRNGLVVLDHDEHMRPGTTADSLGGLKPSFATIGDAGGFDAVALQKYHWVEKIDHVHHAGNSSGIVDGAALVAIGSKEVGERYGLTPRARILSAAVSGSEPTIMLTGPAPASRKALAKAGLTIDDIDLVEINEAFAAVVLRFVKDMGLSLDKVNVNGGAIALGHPLGATGAMILGTLIDELERQDKRYGLATLCVGGGMGIATVIERL
- a CDS encoding 3-hydroxyacyl-CoA dehydrogenase NAD-binding domain-containing protein codes for the protein MSESAAVSTIRWEQDETGIVTLVLDDPDQSANTMNNAFKTSLTAVADRLEAEKDTIRGIIFTSAKKTFFAGGDLRDLIAVTPDKAEQAFESGNGIKRDLRRIETLGKPVVAAVNGAALGGGYEIALACHHRIALDTPGTKIGLPEVTLGLLPAAGGVTRTVRLLGIADALLKVLLQGTQYNATRAKDAGLIHEVAATPEELLAKARTFIDEHPESQQPWDVKGYRIPGGTPAQPKFAANLPAFPANLKKQLNGAPYPAPRNILAAAVEGSQVDFETAQTIEARYFVELVTGQISKNMIQAFFFDLQAVNSGANRPQDIAPRKVEKVAVLGAGMMGAGIAYSCARAGMQVVLKDITPEAAQKGKAYAEGLLAKALSRGRTTEQKRDELLARITPTAEPADLAGCDAVIEAVFEDVALKHKVFKEIQHIVAPDALLCSNTSTLPITLLAEGVERDQDFIGLHFFSPVDKMPLVEIIKGERTGDEALARAFDLVRQIKKPPIVVNDSRGFFTSRVIGHFINEGVAMIGEGVDPVSVEQAAAQAGYPAKVLSLMDELTLTLPRKIREETKRAVEESGGTWQPHPADAVIDRMVDEFGRPGRSGGAGFYEYGDDGKRAGLWPGLREHFTKKDTAVPFLDMQERMLFSEALDTVRCFEEGVLTSVADANIGSIFGIGFPGWTGGVIQYINGYQGGPGREELVGLPGFVARARELQAAYGDRFAPSALLVEKAEKGEKFSD